One segment of Setaria viridis chromosome 4, Setaria_viridis_v4.0, whole genome shotgun sequence DNA contains the following:
- the LOC117851294 gene encoding uncharacterized protein has translation MASEYASAPGSPMLVAILLACLSCFLSIASSSAPTAPLHNTSDTDLQALLCLKLHLSDSTGAMASWKNDSVQYCSWPGVTCSKRHASRVVSLALDSAGLHGQIPPCIGNLSFLRSIHLQNNKLNGKIPPELGHLNHLTYLNLSNNSLTGMIPNTLSSCSRLHIINLANNFLDGEIPKSLSECSELQKIYLFNNKLSGIIPDGLGTLSNLSVLFLANNDLTGGIPLSLGSNSFIRTVILTNNTLTGGIPPLLANSSSLQLLDLTNNHLIGEIPSALFNSSSIVILALGVNNFVGSIPPLVHTSSPLEILILSENNLSGSIPTSLGNFSSLTWLLLSQNSIKGAIPSSLSIIPTIEQLDLSFNNLSGTVPASLYNITTLTYLNMGMNSLTGEIPNNIGHTLPNIQTLILQGNKLRGQIPASLALAANIQVINLRDNAFSGIVPSFRNLPYLTELNLGINQLEAGDWSFLSSLRNCDQLVYLCLDRNILKGTLPSSIGDLPRSLQVLLLTANKISGAIPQEIEQLKNLTLLYMEHNLLAGNLPDSIGNLPNLFVLSLYQNKLSGQVPLSIGNLSQLSELNLQENNFSGSIPKALGYCKHLEALNLSHNSFSGSIPKELFTLSSLAEGFDLSHNKLSGEIPLEIAGLVNLESLNISYNQLSGIIPSTLGHCMHLESIHMEGNLLHGTIPESFTNLRGVSEMDLSLNNLSGEIPEFFESFTSMKLLNLSFNNLEGPVPTGGIFQNTGVVFIQGNKLLCASIPLLQLPQCNTEASKKWRASAILKIVGFTALALVLLSWFAVVLLKKRKKVTQSSHPSCKELMQCSYADLVKATNGFSLANLVGSGKSGSVYKGRFEFEKHTVAIKVFKLDQLGIPKSFIAECETLRNTCHRNLLRVITACSTFDTIGNEFKALILEYMPNGSLEGWLYPNLDKYGLKRTLSLGSRITIVTDIASALDYLHNHCVPPVVHCDLKPSNILLDDVMGARLADFGLAKFILSFSHSCHHSSTSLLGPRGSIGYIAPEYGFGSKLSTEGDVYSYGIIILEILTGKRPTDEMFTDGLNLHKYVEKAFPQKIAEVLDPCIVPSSEDGDADNILDHGNNATDGVDICILHLVKLGLLCSMETPNDRPTMQDVYAEAITIKEAFAVLHG, from the exons ATGGCATCTGAGTATGCTAGCGCCCCTGGTTCCCCTATGCTTGTGGCCATCTTGCTCGCATGTCTATCCTGCTTCCTCTCAATTGCATCTTCTTCAGCTCCCACTGCACCACTTCACAATACATCTGACACTGATCTCCAGGCCCTGCTTTGCCTCAAGCTCCACCTCTCTGACAGCACCGGAGCCATGGCTTCATGGAAAAATGATTCAGTGCAGTACTGCAGCTGGCCTGGTGTCACCTGCAGCAAGAGGCACGCATCTCGTGTAGTCTCCCTGGCTCTCGATTCAGCTGGCCTCCATGGTCAGATACCTCCTTGTATTGGCAATCTCAGTTTTCTTAGGTCTATTCACCTTCAGAATAATAAATTGAATGGGAAAATTCCACCTGAACTTGGGCACCTGAATCACCTCACCTATTTGAACCTCAGCAACAACAGCCTCACAGGCATGATACCAAATACTCTGTCTTCCTGCTCCCGCCTTCATATCATTAATCTTGCAAACAATTTCCTTGATGGTGAGATCCCCAAAAGTCTCAGCGAATGTTCAGAACTTCAGAAGATCTATCTGTTCAATAACAAATTATCTGGAATCATCCCTGACGGGTTAGGTACACTCTCCAACCTATCAGTTTTATTTCTCGCCAACAACGATCTAACTGGCGGTATTCCTCTTTCACTCGGGAGCAATTCATTTATCAGGACTGTCATTCTCACAAACAACACGCTAACCGGAGGCATCCCACCTCTCCTTGCAAACAGTTCATCACTTCAATTGCTAGATCTAACAAACAATCATCTCATTGGGGAGATTCCTTCTGCTCTTTTTAATAGCTCATCAATTGTAATATTAGCCCTTGGGGTTAATAACTTCGTTGGATCTATCCCGCCACTTGTGCATACCTCGTCACCACTAGAGATTCTAATCCTATCAGAAAACAATCTCTCAGGTAGCATACCTACCTCTCTAGGAAACTTTTCCTCTCTGACATGGCTTTTGCTTTCGCAGAACAGCATCAAAGGAGCCATTCCATCGAGTTTAAGCATTATTCCTACAATAGAACAATTAGACCTGAGTTTCAACAACCTGTCGGGGACTGTTCCAGCTTCTCTTTACAACATAACAACGCTAACATACCTTAACATGGGCATGAATAGCCTCACTGGGGAAATTCCAAATAACATAGGACATACCCTACCAAATATTCAAACACTGATTTTGCAAGGAAATAAACTTAGAGGTCAAATCCCCGCATCCCTAGCCCTCGCAGCAAATATTCAAGTGATAAATCTCCGTGACAATGCATTCAGTGGAATTGTTCCCTCCTTTAGGAACCTTCCCTACCTGACTGAACTGAATCTAGGGATAAATCAACTCGAAGCCGGAGATTGGTCTTTCTTATCCTCATTGAGAAATTGCGACCAGTTGGTTTACCTATGCCTAGACAGGAACATCCTTAAAGGAACACTACCAAGTTCCATTGGGGACCTTCCAAGGAGTTTACAAGTATTATTGTTAacagcaaataaaatatctgGAGCCATACCACAGGAGATTGAGCAACTCAAAAACCTTACACTTCTTTACATGGAACATAATTTACTTGCTGGAAATCTACCAGACTCAATTGGAAACCTTCCAAACTTGTTTGTCCTTAGCTTATACCAGAACAAACTTTCTGGACAAGTACCTCTGTCCATTGGTAATCTCAGTCAACTCAGTGAGCTTAACTTACAAGAAAATAATTTCAGTGGTTCAATCCCAAAAGCTTTAGGATACTGCAAACATTTGGAAGCACTGAACCTCTCCCATAATAGCTTCAGTGGTAGCATACCGAAGGAGCTCTTTACTCTTTCCTCGCTTGCGGAAGGTTTTGATTTGTCTCACAACAAACTGTCTGGAGAAATACCACTGGAGATTGCCGGCTTGGTAAACCTCGAGTCCCTGAATATTTCCTATAACCAGTTGAGTGGAATAATCCCCTCCACTCTGGGACATTGCATGCACTTGGAGTCCATCCACATGGAAGGGAACCTTCTACATGGGACAATCCCTGAATCTTTCACTAACTTAAGAGGCGTCAGTGAGATGGATCTTTCTCTCAATAATCTGTCTGGTGAAATCCCTGAATTCTTTGAGTCCTTCACATCTATGAAGCTTCTGAATTTGTCATTCAACAACCTTGAGGGACCAGTACCAACAGGTGGGATATTTCAGAACACAGGAGTGGTGTTTATTCAAGGTAATAAGTTGCTATGCGCCAGCATCCCTTTGCTACAGCTGCCACAATGCAATACAGAGGCATCCAAAAAATGGCGAGCCTCTGCTATTCTGAAGATAGTAGGATTTACTGCTCTTGCTTTGGTCTTGCTATCATGGTTTGCCGTTGTTCTtttgaagaagagaaagaaagttACACAATCATCTCATCCATCCTGCAAGGAGTTGATGCAGTGCTCATACGCTGATTTAGTCAAAGCTACAAATGGTTTCTCCTTAGCCAACTTGGTTGGCTCAGGAAAATCTGGATCAGTCTACAAAGGTAGATTTGAGTTTGAAAAACATACAGTTGCAATCAAGGTTTTCAAACTTGATCAACTTGGCATACCAAAGAGCTTCATTGCTGAGTGTGAGACATTGAGGAACACTTGCCATCGTAATCTTCTAAGGGTGATAACTGCATGCTCAACATTTGATACAATAGGAAATGAGTTCAAAGCTCTCATTCTTGAATATATGCCTAATGGTAGCCTAGAGGGCTGGCTCTATCCTAATCTGGACAAGTATGGATTGAAAAGAACATTGAGTTTGGGCTCCAGAATAACAATAGTCACGGACATAGCTTCTGCTTTGGATTATCTGCACAATCATTGTGTGCCCCCTGTGGTCCATTGTGATTTAAAGCCCAGCAAtatccttcttgatgatgtcatGGGTGCACGTCTTGCTGACTTCGGGTTAGCTAAGTTTATTCTTAGCTTCAGTCATTCATGCCATCATAGTTCTACAAGCTTATTGGGACCAAGAGGATCAATTGGATACATTGCACCAG AGTACGGCTTCGGGAGCAAACTCTCAACTGAAGGCGATGTCTACAGCTATGGAATTATCATCTTAGAAATTCTCACAGGGAAGCGTCCAACAGATGAGATGTTTACTGATGGTTTGAACCTTCACAAGTATGTGGAAAAGGCATTCCCTCAAAAGATTGCTGAAGTTCTAGATCCTTGTATTGTCCCAAGTTCTGAAGATGGTGATGCGGACAACATTTTGGACCATGGAAATAATGCAACAGATGGGGTGGATATCTGCATCTTGCATCTCGTTAAACTCGGTCTTTTGTGCTCTATGGAGACACCAAATGATCGACCAACAATGCAGGATGTTTATGCTGAAGCAATTACAATCAAAGAAGCATTTGCAGTGCTACATGGTTGA
- the LOC117851298 gene encoding uncharacterized protein isoform X1: MAAQGSLVAWRVVFAALGLLMVGTLVYTCATDGSPFRPELLTPWMNATLIDFYVNVIAIAAWVIYKEANWISSAVWVVLLFCFGSAATCAYIVTKLFEVTPGGPSHDPLDLLFIRQGNLSQRKCSYVIIGRIMFSILGIFMAAVVTYTVITDGLPFRKELLTPWMAATLIDFYINVFAISVWVAHKESSWISTTIWIVLLICFGSITTCGYIALQLFQVSYQDPMYHVLLNSHSKGAMGTSCSKH; this comes from the exons ATGGCGGCGCAGGGATCCCTAGTCGCGTGGAGGGTGGTGTTCGCGGCGCTGGGATTGCTGATGGTGGGCACGCTGGTGTACACCTGCGCCACCGACGGCTCGCCTTTCCGCCCCGAGCTGCTTACGCC GTGGATGAATGCAACACTGATTGATTTCTATGTGAATGTAATTGCAATTGCG GCGTGGGTTATCTACAAGGAAGCAAACTGGATTAGTTCTGCCGTGTGGGTGGTTCTGTTGTTTTGCTTTGGCAG TGCTGCTACTTGTGCTTATATTGTTACAAAGCTTTTTGAAGTGACACCTGGAGGGCCATCTCACGATCCACTTGATCTTCTGTTTATCAG GCAGGGTAATCTGTCCCAAAGAAAGTGCTCTTATGTCATAATTGGAAGGATTATGTTCAGCATTTTGGGTATATTCATGGCTGCCGTTGTCACATATACTGTCATCACTGATGGACTTCCTTTTAGGAAGGAATTATTGACACC GTGGATGGCGGCAACCTTAATTGATTTCTACATAAATGTCTTTGCAATATCG GTTTGGGTTGCTCACAAGGAATCGTCTTGGATATCAACTACCATTTGGATTGTCCTGTTGATATGCTTTGGAAG CATCACAACATGCGGCTACATTGCTCTCCAACTTTTCCAAGTATCATATCAAGATCCAATGTACCACGTGCTATTGAACTCTCACAGCAA GGGTGCAATGGGCACTTCATGTTCCAAACATTGA
- the LOC117851298 gene encoding uncharacterized protein isoform X3, which translates to MAAQGSLVAWRVVFAALGLLMVGTLVYTCATDGSPFRPELLTPWMNATLIDFYVNVIAIAAWVIYKEANWISSAVWVVLLFCFGSAATCAYIVTKLFEVTPGGPSHDPLDLLFIRQGNLSQRKCSYVIIGRIMFSILGIFMAAVVTYTVITDGLPFRKELLTPWMAATLIDFYINVFAISVWVAHKESSWISTTIWIVLLICFGSITTCGYIALQLFQVSYQDPMYHVLLNSHSKFENLLK; encoded by the exons ATGGCGGCGCAGGGATCCCTAGTCGCGTGGAGGGTGGTGTTCGCGGCGCTGGGATTGCTGATGGTGGGCACGCTGGTGTACACCTGCGCCACCGACGGCTCGCCTTTCCGCCCCGAGCTGCTTACGCC GTGGATGAATGCAACACTGATTGATTTCTATGTGAATGTAATTGCAATTGCG GCGTGGGTTATCTACAAGGAAGCAAACTGGATTAGTTCTGCCGTGTGGGTGGTTCTGTTGTTTTGCTTTGGCAG TGCTGCTACTTGTGCTTATATTGTTACAAAGCTTTTTGAAGTGACACCTGGAGGGCCATCTCACGATCCACTTGATCTTCTGTTTATCAG GCAGGGTAATCTGTCCCAAAGAAAGTGCTCTTATGTCATAATTGGAAGGATTATGTTCAGCATTTTGGGTATATTCATGGCTGCCGTTGTCACATATACTGTCATCACTGATGGACTTCCTTTTAGGAAGGAATTATTGACACC GTGGATGGCGGCAACCTTAATTGATTTCTACATAAATGTCTTTGCAATATCG GTTTGGGTTGCTCACAAGGAATCGTCTTGGATATCAACTACCATTTGGATTGTCCTGTTGATATGCTTTGGAAG CATCACAACATGCGGCTACATTGCTCTCCAACTTTTCCAAGTATCATATCAAGATCCAATGTACCACGTGCTATTGAACTCTCACAGCAA ATTTGAAAATTTATTGAAGTGA
- the LOC117851298 gene encoding uncharacterized protein isoform X4 produces the protein MAAQGSLVAWRVVFAALGLLMVGTLVYTCATDGSPFRPELLTPWMNATLIDFYVNVIAIAAWVIYKEANWISSAVWVVLLFCFGSAATCAYIVTKLFEVTPGGPSHDPLDLLFIRQGNLSQRKCSYVIIGRIMFSILGIFMAAVVTYTVITDGLPFRKELLTPWMAATLIDFYINVFAISVWVAHKESSWISTTIWIVLLICFGSITTCGYIALQLFQVSYQDPMYHVLLNSHSKKI, from the exons ATGGCGGCGCAGGGATCCCTAGTCGCGTGGAGGGTGGTGTTCGCGGCGCTGGGATTGCTGATGGTGGGCACGCTGGTGTACACCTGCGCCACCGACGGCTCGCCTTTCCGCCCCGAGCTGCTTACGCC GTGGATGAATGCAACACTGATTGATTTCTATGTGAATGTAATTGCAATTGCG GCGTGGGTTATCTACAAGGAAGCAAACTGGATTAGTTCTGCCGTGTGGGTGGTTCTGTTGTTTTGCTTTGGCAG TGCTGCTACTTGTGCTTATATTGTTACAAAGCTTTTTGAAGTGACACCTGGAGGGCCATCTCACGATCCACTTGATCTTCTGTTTATCAG GCAGGGTAATCTGTCCCAAAGAAAGTGCTCTTATGTCATAATTGGAAGGATTATGTTCAGCATTTTGGGTATATTCATGGCTGCCGTTGTCACATATACTGTCATCACTGATGGACTTCCTTTTAGGAAGGAATTATTGACACC GTGGATGGCGGCAACCTTAATTGATTTCTACATAAATGTCTTTGCAATATCG GTTTGGGTTGCTCACAAGGAATCGTCTTGGATATCAACTACCATTTGGATTGTCCTGTTGATATGCTTTGGAAG CATCACAACATGCGGCTACATTGCTCTCCAACTTTTCCAAGTATCATATCAAGATCCAATGTACCACGTGCTATTGAACTCTCACAGCAA GAAGATTTGA
- the LOC117851298 gene encoding uncharacterized protein isoform X2, with product MAAQGSLVAWRVVFAALGLLMVGTLVYTCATDGSPFRPELLTPWMNATLIDFYVNVIAIAAWVIYKEANWISSAVWVVLLFCFGSAATCAYIVTKLFEVTPGGPSHDPLDLLFIRQGNLSQRKCSYVIIGRIMFSILGIFMAAVVTYTVITDGLPFRKELLTPWMAATLIDFYINVFAISVWVAHKESSWISTTIWIVLLICFGSITTCGYIALQLFQVSYQDPMYHVLLNSHSKYGTATSL from the exons ATGGCGGCGCAGGGATCCCTAGTCGCGTGGAGGGTGGTGTTCGCGGCGCTGGGATTGCTGATGGTGGGCACGCTGGTGTACACCTGCGCCACCGACGGCTCGCCTTTCCGCCCCGAGCTGCTTACGCC GTGGATGAATGCAACACTGATTGATTTCTATGTGAATGTAATTGCAATTGCG GCGTGGGTTATCTACAAGGAAGCAAACTGGATTAGTTCTGCCGTGTGGGTGGTTCTGTTGTTTTGCTTTGGCAG TGCTGCTACTTGTGCTTATATTGTTACAAAGCTTTTTGAAGTGACACCTGGAGGGCCATCTCACGATCCACTTGATCTTCTGTTTATCAG GCAGGGTAATCTGTCCCAAAGAAAGTGCTCTTATGTCATAATTGGAAGGATTATGTTCAGCATTTTGGGTATATTCATGGCTGCCGTTGTCACATATACTGTCATCACTGATGGACTTCCTTTTAGGAAGGAATTATTGACACC GTGGATGGCGGCAACCTTAATTGATTTCTACATAAATGTCTTTGCAATATCG GTTTGGGTTGCTCACAAGGAATCGTCTTGGATATCAACTACCATTTGGATTGTCCTGTTGATATGCTTTGGAAG CATCACAACATGCGGCTACATTGCTCTCCAACTTTTCCAAGTATCATATCAAGATCCAATGTACCACGTGCTATTGAACTCTCACAGCAAGTATGGAACTGCGACTTCCTTGTAA
- the LOC140222426 gene encoding uncharacterized protein yields the protein MDLTRPGDTRWGSHYKTVMHVMFLYPSIKKVLFRIGNESKGAEANGAQTMLTVFKSFEFVFLLHLMNEIFGYTNDLCNALQKREQDIVNGMDLLEFTKVELDVLRQDSGWQEFLTKVTSFCEKHNVKVVDMNGKYIPMQRSRQFYRGAINYHRFHADMFLGVIDRQVQELNNRFDEVNIELLRCMASFRPANSFSAFNVENLVKLAGFYPHDFEFQEINQLYFQLHHYINDVKNDENFKNLRSLAELSMMLVKQGKISRYEIVYKLLKLVLVLPVATVSVERVFSIMNLIKNKRRSKMG from the coding sequence ATGGACTTAACAAGGCCAGGTGATACACGATGGGGATCTCACTACAAAACTGTAATGCATGTTATGTTCTTGTATCCTTCAATCAAGAAAGTTCTCTTTAGGATTGGGAATGAAAGTAAAGGGGCTGAGGCTAATGGAGCTCAAACTATGCTCACAGTATTTAAgtcctttgagtttgttttcctgctacacttgatgaatgaaatatttggatacacaaatgactTGTGCAATGCTTTGCAAAAGAGGGAGCAAGATATCGTAAATGGAATGGATCTTCTGGAGTTCACAAAGGTAGAACTGGATGTTTTGAGGCAAGATTCTGGATGGCAAGAATTTCTTACCAAggtcacttctttttgtgagaagcacaatgttaaagttgttgacatgaatgggaagtatattcctatgcaaagatcaaggcagttctacagaggtgccattaattatcaccggtttcatgctgatatgtttttgggtgtcattgatagacaagttcaagagctcaataataggtttgatgaggtaaacatagagctacttagatgcatggcatcattcaGACCagccaattccttttctgcttttaatgttgagaacttggttaagcttgctgggttctatccacatgactttgaatttcaagaaataaaccagctttattttcagttgcaccactatatcaatgatgtcaaaaatgatgaaaacttcaaaaatttaaGAAGTCTAGCTGAGTTGTCTATGATGCTAGTTAAACAAGGAAAGATTTCTCGGTACGAAattgtttataaacttctcaaattggtgCTTGTTCTCCCTGTTGCAACTGTTAGTGTTGAGAGGGTCTTttctataatgaatttgataaagaacaagagaagaagtaagatggggtag